Proteins found in one archaeon genomic segment:
- a CDS encoding MFS transporter — protein MEYKWTVMTVTTVGVLMSGIDGRIVVIGLPTLASALHADAEQAIWFTQAYVIGSTVALLFIGRASDIFGRVKVYSAGFVIFTVGSALTALSVTPETFIASRLFQGLGSAALFANSAAIVTDAFPSNELGKALGINSVAFRTGSMLGLTLSGLILAFADWRYLFYINIPVGIFGTLWARWRLKELGQRDVGAPMDWQGFAAFSAFIASFLLMLTFAAYGQAEAATVASLALTAAVSLASFMLIERRRSHPLLDLGLLRIREYAGGVIALFLNAIAWGAFILLLSLYLQLVEGLSPLEAGFRIIPFDVAFLLVGPLSGRLSDRYGPIRFTGLGLLAISASLSLFSTIAPSTPYQVIALYLVLGGAGMGLFVSPNMSSIMGSVPPHRRGVASGLRGTVFNVGFTMSFNLVLLSLSLFLPYALVSKVISSTGGIPATVAERAAFASGLDGVYRILAVINAAAIVPALLRGPRVTQVSYAKLLSGSNSGGEAATPD, from the coding sequence TTGGAATACAAGTGGACTGTGATGACGGTCACTACCGTCGGGGTCCTAATGAGCGGCATAGACGGGAGGATAGTGGTCATAGGCCTCCCTACGCTCGCGAGCGCGCTCCACGCGGATGCGGAGCAGGCCATCTGGTTCACCCAGGCCTACGTGATAGGCAGCACCGTCGCCCTTCTCTTCATCGGGCGCGCGAGCGACATCTTCGGGCGGGTCAAGGTCTACTCCGCCGGGTTCGTCATCTTCACGGTCGGCTCCGCCTTGACGGCCCTCTCGGTCACCCCCGAGACGTTCATCGCCTCCAGGCTCTTCCAGGGCCTAGGTTCCGCCGCGCTCTTTGCCAACTCGGCGGCCATCGTGACGGACGCGTTCCCCTCGAACGAGCTCGGCAAGGCGCTTGGAATCAACTCGGTCGCTTTCCGCACCGGCTCGATGCTCGGCCTCACCCTCAGCGGCCTGATCCTCGCCTTCGCGGACTGGAGGTATCTCTTCTACATCAACATCCCAGTCGGGATCTTCGGGACCCTGTGGGCCCGCTGGAGGCTCAAGGAACTCGGCCAGAGGGACGTCGGGGCCCCGATGGACTGGCAGGGCTTCGCGGCGTTCTCCGCATTCATCGCCTCCTTCTTGCTCATGCTCACCTTCGCGGCCTACGGACAGGCAGAGGCGGCAACCGTCGCCTCCCTCGCCCTCACCGCGGCGGTGTCGCTTGCTTCATTCATGCTCATCGAGAGGAGGCGGTCCCATCCCCTTCTCGACCTCGGCCTTTTGAGAATCCGCGAGTACGCCGGAGGAGTCATCGCCCTGTTTCTGAACGCGATCGCGTGGGGAGCCTTCATCCTCCTCTTGAGCCTCTACCTGCAGCTCGTCGAGGGGCTCTCACCCCTCGAGGCAGGCTTTCGTATCATCCCCTTTGACGTCGCCTTCCTCTTGGTCGGCCCTCTGAGCGGGCGACTCTCCGACAGGTACGGGCCTATCCGCTTTACAGGCCTAGGCCTCCTGGCAATCAGCGCCTCTTTGTCGCTCTTTTCGACCATAGCGCCCTCGACACCCTATCAGGTCATTGCGCTCTATCTCGTGCTAGGGGGGGCAGGGATGGGTCTCTTCGTAAGCCCGAACATGAGCTCAATCATGGGCTCAGTCCCACCACACCGTCGCGGGGTCGCTTCGGGGCTCAGGGGCACGGTCTTCAACGTCGGTTTCACCATGAGCTTCAATCTGGTGCTGCTCTCTCTGTCGCTCTTCCTTCCCTACGCGCTGGTGAGCAAGGTCATCTCCTCGACTGGCGGGATACCGGCGACCGTGGCTGAGCGGGCCGCCTTCGCCTCAGGGCTCGACGGCGTCTACAGAATACTCGCGGTCATCAATGCGGCCGCGATAGTCCCTGCCCTCCTCCGAGGTCCTCGCGTGACCCAGGTCTCGTATGCCAAATTACTCTCAGGTTCAAATAGCGGCGGAGAGGCCGCGACACCGGACTGA